From Brassica oleracea var. oleracea cultivar TO1000 chromosome C3, BOL, whole genome shotgun sequence, a single genomic window includes:
- the LOC106334281 gene encoding F-box protein SKIP17-like, with product MSLSRCWSRSKNKSGEKKTLVTNSTRNLSCLHADSIISSLLSFPDYSPFSIACAFDRGLQKALAPASDDASVQDRLLDRTIQLASVLLESTKRCLRERAAAHNSSSWFLPPELTIKVFSKLDTKSLMQAAACCTLFNKCAMDRSSYAHIDLTTADNEVVCTMIHRAGKELRSLKLGHVTRRHGPAPAPIWFNGPFLSSLSYNHGFLWNRLRSLRLYNIRWMTCSSSFEVFSFCSNLTDLRIVGSNCPFRQLFMILTKKCRLIEHLCLGTYFPLGNIDASTASHLIELVTKSPNLTSLTLLCFQLTNDMARNLVESCRKLKYLNFSRSPKINGHFLRDLGNSCKESPLETLIMRNCVKLEEKEVLELCNTLLKGNFKFIRHIDVSSNNGLVSDDGRRSYKPKFPVEKLKEERPDVTLVADFPLERSGKRYHVGVEGDDEELKEIEMMEVENDEEDDDDDSSEDDDDDV from the exons ATGAGCTTATCACGTTGTTGGAGTCGCTCTAAGAATAAATCTGGAGAAAAGAAAACTCTTGTAACGAACTCCACCCGAAACCTTAGCTGCCTCCACGCCGACTCAATAATCTCATCGCTCCTTTCGTTTCCAGATTACTCTCCCTTCTCCATCGCCTGCGCCTTCGATCGTGGGCTCCAGAAAGCTCTCGCCCCTGCTTCCGATGACGCCTCTGTTCAGGATCGTCTCCTGGATCGAACTATACAACTCGCGTCCGTTCTTTTAGAATCCACTAAACGATGCTTACGCGAGCGAGCTGCCGCTCACAACTCCAGTTCCTGGTTCCTCCCTCCAGAACTCACAATCAAG GTCTTTTCGAAGCTTGATACAAAGTCTTTGATGCAAGCGGCTGCGTGCTGCACCCTGTTCAACAAATGTGCAATGGACCGTTCATCTTACGCCCACATCGACTTGACTACAGCTGATAATGAAGTTGTGTGTACCATGATCCATCGTGCTGGTAAAGAACTCAG ATCTCTCAAGCTTGGTCATGTTACTCGTCGACATGGACCTGCTCCTGCTCCAATTTGGTTTAATGGACCTTTTCTTTCCTCACTATCCTATAATCATGGTTTTCTTTG GAATCGCTTGAGAAGCCTACGGCTTTACAATATCAGATGGATGACCTGTAGTTCCTCATTCGAGGTGTTCTCATTTTGTTCGAATCTCACTGATCTGAGGATTGTTGGATC CAATTGTCCATTTAGGCAGCTATTTATGATCCTGACCAAAAAATGTCGTCTGATAGAGCACCTGTGCTTAGGGACCTATTTCCCCCTAG GTAATATAGACGCGTCAACAGCTTCACACTTGATAGAGTTGGTGACCAAGTCCCCCAACTTAACTTCTCTAACACTCCTATGTTTTCAACTAACCAACGACATGGCCCGGAATCTTGTTGAG AGTTGTCGAAAACTGAAGTACCTGAATTTTTCCAGGTCGCCTAAAATCAATGGTCATTTTTTGAG GGATTTGGGGAATAGCTGCAAAGAGAGTCCACTCGAGACTCTAATAATGCGCAACTGCGTTAAACTAGAGGAG AAAGAAGTCTTGGAACTCTGCAACACATTACTCAAAGGAAACTTCAAATTCATTCGTCACATT GATGTTTCAAGCAATAACGGCTTAGTTTCTGATGATGGCCGGAGATCTTACAAACCAAA GTTTCCTGTGGAGAAGCTGAAAGAAGAAAGACCAGATGTGACACTTGTGGCGGATTTTCCATTAGAAAG GTCAGGGAAGCGTTATCATGTCGGGGTTGAAGGGGATGACGAAGAACTGAAGGAGATAGAGATGATGGAAGTCGAGAACGATGAAGAGGATGATGATGACGACTCGTCTGAGGATGATGATGACGACGTTTAG
- the LOC106334280 gene encoding F-box protein SKIP17-like — MSLSCCWNRSKQKSGENKTLSTFGLMDPPTSPAAQNPSSLHSDSIISSLLSFPASAPFSIACSFDRELEKALASASGDASVQDRLLNRTIQLASLLLDSTERCFRKRASAHNSVAWVLPPELTVKVFSKLDTKSLMQAATCCTVFNKCAMDRSSYAHIDLTTATKQADNEVVCTMIHRAGKELRSLKLGHVTRRYGPDPAPTSIWFNGPFLSSLAYNNGFLGNRLRSLRLYNIRWMTCSSSFEVFSFCSNLTDLRIVGSNCPFRQLFMILTKKCRLIEHLCLGTYFPLGNIDASTASHLIELVTKSPNLTSLTLLCFQLTNDMARNLVESCRKLKYLNFSRSPKINGHFLRDLGNSCKESPLETLIMRNCVKLEEKEVLELCNTLLKGNFKFIRHIDVSSNNGLVSDDGRRSYKPKFPVEKLKEERPDVTLVADFPLERSGKRYHVGVEGDDEELKEIEMMEVKNDEEENDDDDSFDDDDDDV; from the exons ATGAGCTTATCATGTTGTTGGAATCGCTCTAAGCAAAAATCTGGAGAAAATAAAACTCTTTCCACGTTCGGTCTCATGGATCCTCCGACGAGCCCCGCTGCCCAAAACCCTAGCTCTCTCCACTCCGATTCGATCATCTCATCGCTTCTTTCGTTTCCCGCTTCCGCTCCGTTCTCCATCGCCTGCTCCTTCGATCGAGAGCTCGAGAAAGCTCTCGCCTCTGCTTCCGGCGACGCCTCTGTTCAGGATCGTCTCCTAAATCGAACTATCCAGCTCGCGTCGCTTCTTCTAGACTCCACTGAACGATGCTTCCGCAAGAGAGCTTCTGCTCACAACTCCGTTGCCTGGGTCCTCCCTCCCGAACTCACCGTCAAGGTGTTTTCGAAGCTTGATACAAAGTCTTTGATGCAAGCGGCTACGTGCTGCACCGTGTTCAACAAATGTGCAATGGACCGTTCATCTTACGCCCACATCGACTTGACTACCGCTACCAAACAAGCTGATAATGAAGTTGTGTGTACCATGATCCATCGTGCCGGTAAAGAACTCAG ATCTCTCAAGCTTGGTCATGTTACTCGTCGATATGGACCTGATCCTGCTCCTACTTCAATTTGGTTTAATGGACCTTTTCTTTCCTCACTGGCCTATAATAATGGTTTTCTTGG GAATCGCTTGAGAAGCCTACGGCTTTACAATATCAGATGGATGACCTGTAGTTCCTCATTCGAGGTGTTCTCATTTTGTTCGAATCTCACTGATCTGAGGATTGTTGGATC CAATTGTCCATTTAGGCAGCTATTTATGATCCTGACCAAAAAATGTCGTCTGATAGAGCACCTGTGCTTAGGGACCTATTTCCCCCTAG GTAATATAGACGCGTCAACAGCTTCACACTTGATAGAGTTGGTGACCAAGTCCCCCAACTTAACTTCTCTAACACTCCTATGTTTTCAACTAACCAACGACATGGCCCGGAATCTTGTTGAG AGTTGTCGAAAACTGAAGTACCTGAATTTTTCCAGGTCGCCTAAAATCAATGGTCATTTTTTGAG GGATTTGGGGAATAGCTGCAAAGAGAGTCCACTCGAGACTCTAATAATGCGCAACTGCGTTAAACTAGAGGAG AAAGAAGTCTTGGAACTCTGCAACACATTACTCAAAGGAAACTTCAAATTCATTCGTCACATT GATGTTTCAAGCAATAACGGCTTAGTTTCTGATGATGGCCGGAGATCTTACAAACCAAA GTTTCCTGTGGAGAAGCTGAAAGAAGAAAGACCAGATGTGACACTTGTGGCGGATTTTCCATTAGAAAG GTCAGGGAAGCGTTATCATGTCGGGGTTGAAGGGGATGACGAAGAACTGAAGGAGATAGAGATGATGGAAGTCAAGAACGATGAAGAGGAGAATGATGATGATGACTCGTTTGACGATGACGATGACGACGTTTAG
- the LOC106334277 gene encoding F-box protein SKIP17-like isoform X2: MDSPTSPAQNPSSVHAHSIISSLLTFPDSSPLSIVSCFHRELEQALASASDDASVQERLVDRTLQLVSILLESTKRSFRKRATAHNSSSWFLPPELTVKVFSMVDTKSLMRAAACCTMFNKCAMDRFAYAHVDLTTATSQVDSKVVCNLIHRAGKELRSLKLGSLARPYPSDFNPSLVNGPFLSTLSRNPDFIGNRLKSLGLYNIRSMNRNSSFEVLSVCSNLTDLRIVGLNNPFMHLFKIPTEKCRLIEHLCIETSQLLSTIDTVKGSHLIKFVTNSPNLTSLRLIRFRLTDEVARILAQSSRTLEYLNLSRSPTINGRFLRDVRNSCKESPLKTLIVRNCLKLQEKEVLELCNSLIKGNFKSIRHIDVSNNRGLVSDDGKRSYKPKFPLEKLKEERSDVTLVADFPSPRSVKHYPVCHEEDDEELRKIEMMEDDASSSDEESSEDDLG, from the exons ATGGATTCTCCCACGAGCCCTGCCCAAAACCCTAGCTCCGTCCACGCCCATTCCATAATCTCATCGCTCCTTACGTTTCCAGATTCCTCTCCGCTCTCCATTGTCTCTTGCTTCCATCGAGAGCTCGAACAAGCTCTCGCCTCTGCTTCAGATGACGCCTCTGTTCAGGAACGTCTCGTGGATCGAACACTCCAGCTCGTATCTATTCTTCTAGAATCCACTAAACGATCCTTCCGCAAGCGAGCTACCGCTCACAACTCCAGTTCCTGGTTCCTCCCTCCCGAACTCACCGTCAAG GTGTTTTCGATGGTTGATACAAAGTCTCTAATGCGCGCGGCTGCTTGCTGCACCATGTTCAACAAATGTGCTATGGACCGTTTTGCATACGCTCACGTCGACTTGACTACTGCTACTAGCCAAGTTGACAGTAAGGTTGTGTGTAACTTGATCCATAGGGCTGGAAAAGAACTCAG ATCCCTCAAGCTTGGCAGTCTTGCTCGCCCATATCCGTCTGATTTTAATCCATCTTTGGTTAACGGACCTTTTCTTTCCACACTATCCCGTAATCCTGATTTTATTGG GAATCGCTTGAAAAGCCTAGGGCTTTACAATATCAGGTCGATGAACCGTAATTCCTCGTTCGAGGTGTTGTCAGTTTGTTCGAATCTCACTGATCTGAGGATTGTTGGATT GAACAATCCTTTTATGCATTTATTTAAGATTCCGACAGAAAAATGTCGGCTGATAGAGCACCTGTGCATAGAGACCTCCCAACTCCTAA GTACCATAGATACTGTAAAAGGTTCACACTTGATAAAGTTTGTGACCAACTCCCCCAACTTAACTTCTCTAAGGCTCATTCGTTTTCGACTAACCGATGAAGTGGCACGTATTCTTGCTCAG AGTTCTCGTACACTGGAGTACCTGAATTTGTCTAGATCCCCTACAATCAATGGTCGTTTTTTGAG GGATGTAAGAAATAGCTGCAAGGAAAGTCCACTCAAGACTCTAATAGTGCGCAACTGCCTTAAACTGCAAGAG AAAGAAGTGTTGGAACTCTGTAACTCATTAATCAAAGGAAACTTCAAATCCATTCGGCACATT GATGTGTCAAATAACAGAGGCTTAGTTTCTGATGATGGCAAGAGATCTTACAAACCAAA GTTTCCTCTAGAGAAGCTGAAAGAAGAAAGATCAGATGTCACCCTTGTGGCAGATTTTCCATCACCACG GTCAGTGAAGCATTATCCTGTCTGCCATGAAGAAGATGACGAAGAGCTGAGGAAGATAGAGATGATGGAAG ATGATGCCTCATCCTCGGACGAGGAATCCTCAGAAGATGACTTAGGATGA
- the LOC106334277 gene encoding F-box protein SKIP17-like isoform X1 codes for MDSPTSPAQNPSSVHAHSIISSLLTFPDSSPLSIVSCFHRELEQALASASDDASVQERLVDRTLQLVSILLESTKRSFRKRATAHNSSSWFLPPELTVKVFSMVDTKSLMRAAACCTMFNKCAMDRFAYAHVDLTTATSQVDSKVVCNLIHRAGKELRSLKLGSLARPYPSDFNPSLVNGPFLSTLSRNPDFIGNRLKSLGLYNIRSMNRNSSFEVLSVCSNLTDLRIVGLNNPFMHLFKIPTEKCRLIEHLCIETSQLLSTIDTVKGSHLIKFVTNSPNLTSLRLIRFRLTDEVARILAQSSRTLEYLNLSRSPTINGRFLRDVRNSCKESPLKTLIVRNCLKLQEKEVLELCNSLIKGNFKSIRHIDVSNNRGLVSDDGKRSYKPKFPLEKLKEERSDVTLVADFPSPRSVKHYPVCHEEDDEELRKIEMMEDDASSSDEESSEDDASSSDEESSEDDLG; via the exons ATGGATTCTCCCACGAGCCCTGCCCAAAACCCTAGCTCCGTCCACGCCCATTCCATAATCTCATCGCTCCTTACGTTTCCAGATTCCTCTCCGCTCTCCATTGTCTCTTGCTTCCATCGAGAGCTCGAACAAGCTCTCGCCTCTGCTTCAGATGACGCCTCTGTTCAGGAACGTCTCGTGGATCGAACACTCCAGCTCGTATCTATTCTTCTAGAATCCACTAAACGATCCTTCCGCAAGCGAGCTACCGCTCACAACTCCAGTTCCTGGTTCCTCCCTCCCGAACTCACCGTCAAG GTGTTTTCGATGGTTGATACAAAGTCTCTAATGCGCGCGGCTGCTTGCTGCACCATGTTCAACAAATGTGCTATGGACCGTTTTGCATACGCTCACGTCGACTTGACTACTGCTACTAGCCAAGTTGACAGTAAGGTTGTGTGTAACTTGATCCATAGGGCTGGAAAAGAACTCAG ATCCCTCAAGCTTGGCAGTCTTGCTCGCCCATATCCGTCTGATTTTAATCCATCTTTGGTTAACGGACCTTTTCTTTCCACACTATCCCGTAATCCTGATTTTATTGG GAATCGCTTGAAAAGCCTAGGGCTTTACAATATCAGGTCGATGAACCGTAATTCCTCGTTCGAGGTGTTGTCAGTTTGTTCGAATCTCACTGATCTGAGGATTGTTGGATT GAACAATCCTTTTATGCATTTATTTAAGATTCCGACAGAAAAATGTCGGCTGATAGAGCACCTGTGCATAGAGACCTCCCAACTCCTAA GTACCATAGATACTGTAAAAGGTTCACACTTGATAAAGTTTGTGACCAACTCCCCCAACTTAACTTCTCTAAGGCTCATTCGTTTTCGACTAACCGATGAAGTGGCACGTATTCTTGCTCAG AGTTCTCGTACACTGGAGTACCTGAATTTGTCTAGATCCCCTACAATCAATGGTCGTTTTTTGAG GGATGTAAGAAATAGCTGCAAGGAAAGTCCACTCAAGACTCTAATAGTGCGCAACTGCCTTAAACTGCAAGAG AAAGAAGTGTTGGAACTCTGTAACTCATTAATCAAAGGAAACTTCAAATCCATTCGGCACATT GATGTGTCAAATAACAGAGGCTTAGTTTCTGATGATGGCAAGAGATCTTACAAACCAAA GTTTCCTCTAGAGAAGCTGAAAGAAGAAAGATCAGATGTCACCCTTGTGGCAGATTTTCCATCACCACG GTCAGTGAAGCATTATCCTGTCTGCCATGAAGAAGATGACGAAGAGCTGAGGAAGATAGAGATGATGGAAGATGATGCATCATCCTCGGACGAGGAATCCTCAGAAGATGATGCCTCATCCTCGGACGAGGAATCCTCAGAAGATGACTTAGGATGA
- the LOC106334279 gene encoding uncharacterized protein LOC106334279 isoform X1, with amino-acid sequence MGLLDHLWDDTVAGPRPENGLGKLRRHHTFSFRASSGNDQSDGGSVRSYGGDSPEEAVKVTRSIMIIKPPGYQGGSAPVSPAGSTPPVSPFSANAGGKEPFRFRRRSTSDAFDKGAESENGPRNSPPTYGL; translated from the exons ATGGGCTTACTAGATCATCTCTGGGACGATACCGTCGCTGGTCCTAGGCCAGAGAACGGCCTTGGCAAGCTCCGGAGACACCATACCTTCAGTTTCCGGGCTAGCTCCGGCAATG ATCAATCGGACGGTGGTAGCGTGAGATCGTACGGTGGAGATTCGCCGGAAGAGGCCGTGAAAGTAACACGCAGCATCATGATAATAAAACCACCAGGATACCAAGGCGGTTCAGCTCCGGTTTCACCGGCCGGTTCAACTCCGCCAGTGTCTCCTTTCTCTG CAAACGCAGGAGGAAAGGAACCCTTTCGGTTTAGGAGAAGGTCGACGTCGGACGCGTTCGATAAGGGAGCAGAATCAGAGAATGGACCAAGGAACTCTCCTCCTACTTACGGCCTGTGA
- the LOC106334279 gene encoding uncharacterized protein LOC106334279 isoform X2, whose translation MGLLDHLWDDTVAGPRPENGLGKLRRHHTFSFRASSGNDQSDGGSVRSYGGDSPEEAVKVTRSIMIIKPPGYQGGSAPVSPAGSTPPVSPFSGGKEPFRFRRRSTSDAFDKGAESENGPRNSPPTYGL comes from the exons ATGGGCTTACTAGATCATCTCTGGGACGATACCGTCGCTGGTCCTAGGCCAGAGAACGGCCTTGGCAAGCTCCGGAGACACCATACCTTCAGTTTCCGGGCTAGCTCCGGCAATG ATCAATCGGACGGTGGTAGCGTGAGATCGTACGGTGGAGATTCGCCGGAAGAGGCCGTGAAAGTAACACGCAGCATCATGATAATAAAACCACCAGGATACCAAGGCGGTTCAGCTCCGGTTTCACCGGCCGGTTCAACTCCGCCAGTGTCTCCTTTCTCTG GAGGAAAGGAACCCTTTCGGTTTAGGAGAAGGTCGACGTCGGACGCGTTCGATAAGGGAGCAGAATCAGAGAATGGACCAAGGAACTCTCCTCCTACTTACGGCCTGTGA
- the LOC106335135 gene encoding ETO1-like protein 1, whose amino-acid sequence MRTFYPSDSCSKESHLNSLNPQSWLQVERGKLSSSASSSAPLCRESFIKVPEPQILPHYKPLDYVEVLAQIHEELESCSLEDRSSLYLLQYQVFRGLGETKLGQRSLRSAWQEATTVHEKVVFGSWLRYEKQGEEVIAELLSSCGKYSEEFVPLDIASYLPVTSPEAASVKVKRHISRNVVFKIEQERIACDRRKIASLSAPFHAMLYGSFTESLLDEIDMSENHVSPSAMRVVRDFSVANVLIGVSKNLLIEVLVFANKFCCESLKDACDRELASLVSSMECAVELMDFALEESSPILAASCLQVFLYELPESLTDERVVEALTRVNRSQVSTMAGKASFSLYSCLTEVSMRLDPRSDRTLAFLEKVIDFAENDRQRVLGFHRLGCTRLLRKEYREAEEAFETAFNLGHVYSATGLARIGYIQGHKLWGYEKLTSVISSVSPPLGWMYQERSLYCEGDKKLEDLEKATELDPTLTYPYMYRAVKLMSEQNAEAALEEINRILGFKLALECLEIRFCLYLGMDDYEAALRDIQAALTLCPDYRMFDGKVAARQLRTLVYEHVESWTTADCWMQLYEKWSNVDDIGSLSVIYQMLEADACKGVLYFRQSLLLLRLKCPEAAMRSLQLAREHASSDHERLVYEGWILYDTGHCEEGLQKAKESIRIKRSFEAYFLQAYALAESSLDPSSSSTVVSLLEDALKCPSDRLRKGQALNNLGSVYVDCEKLDLAADCYINALKVRHTRAHQGLARVHFLRNDKAAAYEEMTRLIEKAQNNASAYEKRSEYCDRELAKSDLEMVTRLDPLRVYPYRYRAAVLMDSRKEKEAIEELSRAIAFKADLHLLHLRAAFHEHNGDVSSALRDCRAALSVDPNHQEMLELHSRVNSHEP is encoded by the exons ATGAGGACTTTTTACCCATCTGATTCTTGTAGTAAAGAATCACATCTCAATTCCTTGAATCCACAGTCATGGCTTCAAGTTGAGAGAGGGAAGCTATCTTCCTCTGCTTCTTCATCTGC TCCACTGTGCAGAGAATCCTTCATCAAAGTCCCTGAGCCGCAGATACTGCCTCACTATAAGCCTCTTGACTATGTAGAAGTTCTTGCTCAGATTCATGAAGAACTTGAGTCTTGCTCTTTAGAGGACAGATCGAGTCTCTATCTGTTGCAGTATCAAGTCTTTAGAGGTCTTGGAGAGACCAAACTCGGTCAGAGAAGCCTTAGATCAGCTTGGCAAGAAGCTACAACTGTCCACGAGAAAGTTGTGTTTGGGTCTTGGTTAAGGTACGAGAAACAAGGAGAGGAAGTCATCGCCGAGTTGCTTTCTTCTTGCGGTAAGTATTCAGAAGAGTTCGTGCCGCTGGACATTGCATCTTATCTCCCGGTTACTTCCCCCGAGGCAGCATCTGTGAAGGTGAAGCGCCACATTTCAAGAAACGTTGTGTTTAAAATAGAACAAGAGAGAATAGCTTGTGACAGAAGGAAGATTGCTAGCCTTTCGGCTCCTTTCCACGCCATGCTCTATGGGAGCTTCACGGAGTCGCTTCTCGATGAGATAGATATGTCAGAGAACCATGTATCCCCCTCAGCTATGCGTGTTGTAAGAGACTTCAGCGTTGCTAATGTTCTAATCGGAGTCTCCAAGAATCTTTTAATAGAAGTTTTAGTCTTTGCTAACAAGTTCTGCTGCGAGAGTCTCAAAGACGCTTGCGACAGAGAGCTAGCTTCTCTGGTCTCCTCCATGGAATGCGCCGTTGAGCTAATGGACTTTGCATTAGAAGAGAGCTCCCCGATCCTAGCCGCGTCGTGTCTGCAAGTGTTCCTTTACGAGTTGCCTGAAAGTTTAACTGATGAGCGTGTTGTCGAGGCGTTGACTCGTGTCAACAGATCTCAAGTCTCAACCATGGCAGGGAAAGCTTCATTCTCTTTATACTCTTGTCTAACCGAAGTCTCCATGCGTTTAGATCCTCGTTCCGACAGAACATTGGCGTTTTTGGAGAAAGTAATCGACTTTGCAGAGAATGATCGGCAGAGAGTGTTGGGGTTTCATCGGTTAGGTTGCACAAGGCTGTTGAGGAAAGAGTACCGTGAAGCAGAAGAAGCATTCGAAACCGCGTTTAATCTAGGCCATGTGTATTCAGCAACTGGATTAGCGAGAATAGGTTACATCCAAGGCCATAAACTTTGGGGCTACGAGAAGCTAACCTCTGTGATCTCCTCCGTTTCGCCTCCTCTCGGATGGATGTATCAAGAAAGGTCTTTATACTGTGAAGGCGATAAGAAGCTCGAGGATCTTGAAAAAGCAACTGAGCTTGACCCGACCTTGACTTATCCATACATGTATAGAGCTGTCAAGTTAATGTCTGAACAAAACGCTGAAGCTGCGCTCGAGGAGATCAACAGGATCTTGGGGTTTAAACTCGCGTTGGAGTGCTTGGAGATCAGGTTCTGTCTTTACCTCGGTATGGATGACTATGAAGCTGCGCTTCGTGATATCCAGGCTGCTCTTACTTTGTGTCCGGACTACAGAATGTTTGATGGGAAAGTAGCTGCGAGGCAGCTTAGAACGCTGGTCTATGAGCATGTTGAGAGCTGGACAACCGCTGATTGTTGGATGCAGCTTTATGAGAAATGGTCTAACGTTGATGATATTGGTTCTCTTTCAGTGATCTATCAGATGCTTGAAGCTGATGCTTGTAAAGGTGTTCTCTACTTCAGGCAATCTTTGCTTCTCCTAAG GTTGAAATGTCCTGAAGCAGCTATGCGTAGCTTACAGTTAGCTAGAGAGCACGCCTCGAGTGACCACGAACGTCTGGTGTATGAAGGATGGATCTTATATGATACTGGTCACTGTGAAGAAGGGCTTCAAAAGGCTAAAGAGTCCATAAGAATAAAGAGGTCATTCGAAGCTTACTTCCTCCAAGCTTATGCCTTAGCAGAATCTAGCCTTGATCCATCTAGTTCTTCAACCGTTGTCTCTCTTCTTGAAGACGCTCTTAAATGCCCCTCTGATAGGTTGCGGAAAGGCCAG GCTCTAAACAATCTTGGGAGTGTCTATGTGGATTGTGAGAAGCTAGACCTAGCTGCAGATTGTTATATAAACGCTTTGAAAGTGAGGCACACACGTGCGCACCAAGGCCTAGCTCGAGTCCATTTCCTTAGAAACGACAAAGCTGCTGCTTATGAAGAAATGACAAGACTAATAGAAAAGGCTCAGAACAATGCATCTGCTTACGAGAAAAGATCAGAGTACTGCGACCGTGAACTCGCCAAGTCTGATCTTGAAATGGTCACACGGTTAGACCCTCTCAGGGTTTATCCTTACCGTTACCGCGCTGCAG TGTTGATGGATAGTCGGAAGGAGAAAGAGGCGATTGAGGAGTTATCACGAGCTATTGCTTTCAAAGCTGATCTTCATCTTCTTCACTTAAGGGCGGCTTTCCACGAGCACAATGGTGATGTTAGTAGTGCGTTGAGGGACTGTCGTGCGGCGCTCTCGGTTGATCCTAACCATCAAGAGATGCTCGAGCTTCATAGCCGTGTTAATAGCCATGAACCTTGA